One Plasmodium yoelii strain 17X genome assembly, chromosome: 5 genomic window, CatagaaatatataactattatattggaactttttttttttttttgtcatttatttttgattttattttttgagaagatttaaaatatatatttcacttattttaaatttcacaatttttttttttttttataaatatgataaattaatattgtGCAAGAAAGCATATATATGAGTATGTATTTTGTGCATATATGTATGCTTGATATTGCtctatatttcttttattttttgaatatatagCGATAAAATTAgtcatatatatgcatatataataattttccattaatttatcttttatattatacgTCTTATTATGTATTCTTTACGCCAATTGCTATTTTATTAGAAGCTTCGCcttcatttattatatttattttattttttatctttataattattctgtacaaaattttcatttatttagtTATAATCTTGCTtactttgtttttttttttttgtttttttcaccttttctttttttttgtttttgttttgGCAACAagcaaaatgaaaaaaaaaaataacgtATCCACAAATCATGGCAAGCTGAAAAATGCTGTGAATCGTTATGATATGAActgttcatataattataatgaatataagaCGAATAATAAGAatgtgaaaaataatataacagGAACAGATATGAATAACTATAAGAATTATGATAGTGGAGGtggatataataataataataataatacaacaAATAGTCGCGGAAGTTTGAATACTAATTCTGGTTATAGCCatggaaatataataagtaataatagtaattatcattattcttataatttaaaacataataaaaattcatatatatatgattataaTTCATATGGATCAAGGAAAATGTACGAATATAAGGATAAGCATAAAGGGCAAACAAATGGAaacaacataaaaaataataataataatgatggaaataataatggtGGAAATAAAGAGATTGGAAATAAAGAGATTGGAAATAATGATGGTGGtggaaataataatggtggtggaaataataatggtGGTGGAAATATTGCACAAAAAGAAGAAACaaattcaaataaagaagataataaaaatgggcCAACAGCCATTATATCtgataatattaacaatttagaaaatacaaaaaaagaagaaaatataagtGAAGAAATGAGCTTGCTTCgagaaaaaatatgttttaaaatGCTTAAAAgcatagatatatatataactgaAATTATTATGAAATCATGTTTTGTAACAGTATATAAAATGAAcgaaaatgaattaaaatgGAAAAGAGCAGATATAGAAGGTTTTCTTTATATTGTTAAAAGATCAATAAAACCTTTTTATAGATTAAttataacaaataaaaaaaatgaaaatcaTTTATTAGAAGatattaatgataatatgaatttatcAACAgatcaaaattatattttttataaaattctaaataaagaaaataaatcaaaaagtatatatagtTTATGGTTTTATAGTACAgaagaaaaggaaaaaatatattcagttttaaaaaacatagttggaaatatatctaaagaagaaaaagagaaaaaaaataaacaatcatatataaattcggaacaatatatttctatTACTAATAAGGATAATGTTATGAGTGGCGTTTCTAGGAATAGCATTgctaattataataaaagtgttaattttattttatcaaaagGAGATGATAATAACACTGTTAATAATTTGGAAAATTGTtcagaagaaaatgaagCACGTactaatgataatgatatgTTGCTTGCATCTAATTCTGAATTACCATCTATatgtaatttaaaaaatataaataattggTATGAGGaaaatagtataaataaagaaacgtTGAAAAGTATAGAACACCAATATAATTCAATTGATGGTGTAAATTTGTTAGATGATCAAATAACAAACATAAATATGAGCAATAATGAAATggatgataataatagtaaaattTATGGAGGTATTAAAAAAGAatttatacttaaaaataatgaaataaataaaaaaaaaaaaaaaagtgtagAATCATATACACATGATAATAGTATAAATGGTAATGAacattttatagatataataacaaaaccattaaaaaataaaaatagggATTATGAGCATCCTCTTGATGttattaataatgaaaatagtgATAGTGTTGTAgatattgataaaaataaaatttgtgaaaattataataatataaaaatgtcatcatatcaaaatatgcaagaatataataatgataaggCTGGTcgtaaattattatatattattaaaggtCTTTCAAGAGATGAAACAAAAGAAGggttagaaaaaaaatattctcaagatatttattatgataaaaaaaatataggaaataataatggtgtatataaaatgaaaaataatttattggatgaaaaaaataattttttttcgaaaGAAATTAGTGGAAAAACAGGTGGAGAAGctattatgaatttattagggttaaataaaaataatgatcaAAAAGAAGAAAGAGATGATGTGTCAATATTAGATATAGATAGAAATATCAGAGTAATGAATAATGAACATGTAAAAATTggagataataataatgatgatgatgatgaaaatgatgaaataaaaaatgtaagagataaaatacaaattaataaaaatggaaaaaattgtaataatcCAAGTATGTGtaattttaatgaaaatgaaatatcTGAAAGGGaagttttaataaataatatgatgaaaaatggaaatttaaataattcttataataatatgaaaaaaataaatttaccAAAAAGAGAATCACTAGAAACATTTGAACAAGATAAAGAGTGCATGTCAAATAATGGTAATAATGGGAATAGCAATATATATgcttattataaaaatatgtatattggCAATGAAggtaacataaaaaaaaatgtgaggAAGCATAGTAATGATAAGTTAGATGATAATGAATTAATTGAAAATAGgaattataataaagatataaatatattgtgtAATAATGGTCAAGATGAAAAAGCTATGACAAATGCTTTGTTAGATATTATGAAATTAGCATCAAATAAAGCTATGAATGATcaacaaaaattaaatataaaaaattctgAACAACATATTGTAAATAACACAAATAAACAACATATACataacaattatataaattctTATGATGTTTTGCTAAAAATGCAAAACTCAATggaaaatgaagataatatGACAAATTCAATggtaaatataatatcaaatagtagtagtaataataataataattcatatGTGTATAATACCAATTTAATGAGCAAGcatgaaaataaacaaaataataataaacgtGAACATTATGGtgatcataataatatagatgattttgaaaataagaacctaattttaaataaaaataccaTATATAACGTAATTAAAGAAACATTACAATCTGAAGAATTTATAAATCTTATATGGGAAAAATTATTGGCAAGAAATaaatttacataataatttatttttaaaaataataaaataaaataaaatatttatatcaccatatatgtttttagcatatatatatattcgtTTATGAAAAGAATTCAAAGATAACTATGATTATCTATCCATATTTAtctgtgtttttttttaagtagatataaagaaatatttgcttatattacatttttaatttttttttttttttttttttttttatggaaTACTATATATTGATATTCCTATATTCTTggttgttttatttattgttttattaacAGTGCCCATCATTTAATTAGTGACACTAATTAATGTgtacattttaaaaatattgtatttaGTGCAATATATGGAATAACGGACTATGTATACGCTATAAGTATAAtctgaataaaaaaaaaaaatattaacggTAAAAGAAGGGCTCGAATTTTAATTCGAAGCCCCACGATCAATACTAAAATGGTGTATTTGGTCGTTCATTTGGTTGATTGTTTATCTACTATCCTCCTCTT contains:
- a CDS encoding mRNA-decapping enzyme subunit 1, putative, with the translated sequence MKKKNNVSTNHGKLKNAVNRYDMNCSYNYNEYKTNNKNVKNNITGTDMNNYKNYDSGGGYNNNNNNTTNSRGSLNTNSGYSHGNIISNNSNYHYSYNLKHNKNSYIYDYNSYGSRKMYEYKDKHKGQTNGNNIKNNNNNDGNNNGGNKEIGNKEIGNNDGGGNNNGGGNNNGGGNIAQKEETNSNKEDNKNGPTAIISDNINNLENTKKEENISEEMSLLREKICFKMLKSIDIYITEIIMKSCFVTVYKMNENELKWKRADIEGFLYIVKRSIKPFYRLIITNKKNENHLLEDINDNMNLSTDQNYIFYKILNKENKSKSIYSLWFYSTEEKEKIYSVLKNIVGNISKEEKEKKNKQSYINSEQYISITNKDNVMSGVSRNSIANYNKSVNFILSKGDDNNTVNNLENCSEENEARTNDNDMLLASNSELPSICNLKNINNWYEENSINKETLKSIEHQYNSIDGVNLLDDQITNINMSNNEMDDNNSKIYGGIKKEFILKNNEINKKKKKSVESYTHDNSINGNEHFIDIITKPLKNKNRDYEHPLDVINNENSDSVVDIDKNKICENYNNIKMSSYQNMQEYNNDKAGRKLLYIIKGLSRDETKEGLEKKYSQDIYYDKKNIGNNNGVYKMKNNLLDEKNNFFSKEISGKTGGEAIMNLLGLNKNNDQKEERDDVSILDIDRNIRVMNNEHVKIGDNNNDDDDENDEIKNVRDKIQINKNGKNCNNPSMCNFNENEISEREVLINNMMKNGNLNNSYNNMKKINLPKRESLETFEQDKECMSNNGNNGNSNIYAYYKNMYIGNEGNIKKNVRKHSNDKLDDNELIENRNYNKDINILCNNGQDEKAMTNALLDIMKLASNKAMNDQQKLNIKNSEQHIVNNTNKQHIHNNYINSYDVLLKMQNSMENEDNMTNSMVNIISNSSSNNNNNSYVYNTNLMSKHENKQNNNKREHYGDHNNIDDFENKNLILNKNTIYNVIKETLQSEEFINLIWEKLLARNKFT